From a region of the Nonlabens sp. Hel1_33_55 genome:
- a CDS encoding YkvA family protein: MSLKDTFTPDEEYVRDQTENTTTDDVDKVIKREGKISFIMSTVKVLKKYYKLFDVMMMMIKDYRKGIYTAVPWFTIAAIGGALLYVLSPFDLIPDFIPGLGYLDDMTVMTIVVGWIDSDLHKYLDWKLSHNLTTPDEIETLEQAK, translated from the coding sequence ATGAGTTTAAAAGATACATTTACTCCTGACGAGGAATACGTTAGAGATCAAACCGAAAACACCACAACAGATGATGTGGATAAGGTGATCAAAAGAGAAGGAAAGATTTCCTTTATAATGTCCACCGTCAAAGTCCTTAAAAAATACTACAAGCTATTTGATGTCATGATGATGATGATCAAAGACTATCGCAAGGGGATTTACACTGCAGTGCCATGGTTTACAATTGCAGCGATAGGTGGTGCGCTACTTTATGTTTTAAGTCCTTTTGACCTTATTCCAGATTTCATTCCAGGATTGGGATATCTAGACGACATGACCGTAATGACGATAGTTGTAGGCTGGATAGATTCTGATCTACACAAATACCTAGACTGGAAACTCTCGCACAATCTAACAACACCTGACGAGATAGAAACATTGGAGCAGGCTAAGTAA
- a CDS encoding VOC family protein yields the protein MSLTPFHLAIPVREITTTREFYRDTLGMKEGRSSDQWVDFDFFGHQLVIHISDNITPEVTNAVDGKAVPVPHFGVVLEWENFHAFAKALRNKNIQFIIEPYIRFEGQPGEQATMFFKDPSGNALEFKSFKDFNQIFAT from the coding sequence ATGAGTTTAACACCATTCCATCTTGCCATTCCCGTACGTGAAATCACTACTACTAGGGAGTTTTATCGCGATACGCTAGGCATGAAAGAAGGTCGCAGTAGCGATCAATGGGTTGACTTTGATTTCTTTGGTCACCAACTAGTGATTCATATTAGTGATAATATCACTCCAGAAGTAACAAATGCTGTCGATGGAAAGGCGGTACCAGTTCCGCATTTTGGTGTTGTGCTGGAATGGGAGAATTTCCACGCTTTCGCGAAAGCGTTACGAAACAAAAACATTCAATTTATAATCGAACCCTACATACGATTTGAAGGACAACCAGGCGAGCAGGCCACCATGTTCTTCAAGGATCCTAGCGGAAACGCCTTAGAATTCAAATCGTTCAAGGATTTCAACCAAATATTTGCAACATGA
- a CDS encoding ClpP family protease, which yields MSKAIKLQDKIDEKFIEQRKLFIWGMVDDRTARHCVDRLLFLDSLSNEEITFVINSPGGYVTAGFSIYDTMQQLSSPVSTVCSGLAASMGSILLSGGKKGKRMIQKHGRVMIHQPSGGARGTGADLEITAAEILKTKELSAQILADNCGQTFEKVMKDFNRDYWMGADEAMEYGIVDGIV from the coding sequence ATGAGTAAAGCGATAAAACTTCAAGATAAAATAGATGAAAAGTTCATTGAACAGCGCAAGTTGTTCATTTGGGGAATGGTAGACGACCGTACAGCAAGACACTGTGTGGACAGACTTCTATTCTTAGATTCATTAAGTAATGAAGAAATAACATTTGTAATCAATAGCCCAGGTGGCTATGTAACTGCAGGTTTTTCTATATATGATACGATGCAGCAATTGAGTAGCCCTGTGAGTACGGTTTGCAGCGGTCTTGCAGCTTCCATGGGAAGTATATTGTTGAGTGGTGGTAAAAAAGGCAAGCGAATGATACAGAAACACGGCCGTGTCATGATTCACCAACCTAGTGGTGGTGCGCGTGGTACTGGTGCAGATCTTGAAATCACTGCTGCAGAGATTTTGAAAACCAAAGAATTGAGTGCACAAATATTAGCAGATAATTGCGGCCAGACTTTTGAAAAAGTCATGAAAGATTTTAACCGTGATTACTGGATGGGTGCAGATGAAGCTATGGAATACGGTATCGTGGACGGTATCGTGTAA
- a CDS encoding amidohydrolase, whose translation MKKFFFLAAAFVLLSCQNKDADNYVDAIYTNGNIYTVDNDFSTATAMAVKDGKVFAIGTQEEIDALNLKSDDMIDLEGQFVYPGLIDAHCHFYRFGEQLQQVDLVGTTSYQEVLDRVSAFQEKNNKSYIIGRGWDQNDWEEKEYPTKKELSELFPDTPVALTRIDGHAMIVNQAALDLAAVNEETMFSGGDIEQIDGQLTGILVDNPMELIEKTFPAASRQADIEALIDAQEINFSYGLTTVDDAGLNRETIELIDSLQQAGTLKMKIYAMVSNTPENLDYYLDKGIVKTDRLNVRSIKFYADGALGSRGAAMKESYSDRENHFGALLSSVEDFKKTAERIAGTDYQMNTHAIGDSANVVVLKTYRELLNDMPNRRWRVEHAQIISPADFEYFDTDRILPSVQPTHATSDMYWAEDRVGEERIKGAYAYQKLLDQSGMLALGTDYPVEQVNPFLTFYAAVARQDTSGFPEGGFNPQDAISREDALRGMTIWAAYSNFEEDEKGSLEKGKAADFMILQEDLINMAIQDVPNLKVKATYVNGEKVY comes from the coding sequence ATGAAAAAATTCTTCTTCCTCGCAGCGGCGTTCGTACTATTATCTTGTCAAAATAAAGATGCAGATAATTACGTCGATGCCATATACACGAATGGTAACATCTATACCGTTGACAATGATTTCTCTACGGCAACCGCTATGGCCGTTAAAGACGGGAAAGTTTTTGCTATAGGAACTCAAGAAGAAATTGATGCGCTCAATTTGAAGTCTGATGATATGATCGATCTTGAAGGTCAATTCGTTTATCCAGGATTAATTGATGCACATTGTCACTTTTACAGATTTGGCGAGCAGTTGCAGCAGGTAGATTTAGTTGGAACCACTAGTTATCAAGAGGTATTGGATCGAGTGAGCGCCTTTCAAGAAAAGAATAATAAATCATACATCATAGGTCGCGGTTGGGATCAAAACGATTGGGAAGAAAAAGAATATCCTACTAAAAAAGAACTAAGCGAACTTTTTCCAGATACTCCGGTAGCTTTAACACGTATTGATGGACACGCGATGATCGTGAATCAAGCAGCTCTTGATCTCGCAGCAGTCAACGAAGAAACAATGTTTTCAGGTGGTGACATTGAGCAAATCGATGGTCAACTCACAGGAATATTAGTAGACAATCCTATGGAATTGATTGAAAAAACATTTCCAGCCGCGAGCCGTCAGGCAGATATTGAGGCGCTGATTGATGCGCAGGAAATCAACTTCAGTTATGGGTTGACTACGGTTGACGATGCTGGCTTGAATCGTGAAACCATAGAATTGATTGACAGCTTACAGCAGGCAGGAACTTTGAAAATGAAGATCTACGCGATGGTGAGTAATACACCAGAGAATTTGGATTACTATTTAGATAAAGGCATTGTCAAGACAGACCGTTTAAATGTTAGATCCATTAAGTTTTATGCAGATGGTGCTTTGGGATCTCGTGGTGCTGCGATGAAAGAATCGTATTCTGATCGAGAAAATCACTTCGGTGCGCTATTGAGTAGTGTCGAGGACTTCAAGAAAACGGCTGAACGTATTGCAGGTACAGATTACCAAATGAATACACATGCTATAGGAGATAGCGCCAACGTGGTGGTTCTCAAAACCTACCGAGAATTATTGAACGACATGCCAAACAGAAGATGGCGTGTGGAACATGCCCAAATCATAAGCCCAGCCGATTTTGAATATTTTGACACCGATAGAATCTTGCCGTCTGTACAACCAACTCATGCTACCAGCGATATGTACTGGGCAGAAGATCGAGTAGGAGAAGAGCGTATCAAAGGCGCTTATGCTTATCAAAAATTATTGGATCAATCTGGTATGCTGGCTTTAGGGACAGATTATCCTGTAGAGCAAGTAAATCCGTTCTTAACATTTTATGCCGCTGTGGCAAGACAGGACACTAGCGGTTTTCCTGAAGGTGGTTTCAATCCGCAGGATGCTATTTCTAGGGAAGATGCCTTGAGAGGAATGACGATTTGGGCGGCTTACTCTAATTTTGAAGAAGATGAAAAAGGAAGTCTGGAAAAAGGAAAAGCTGCGGACTTTATGATTCTTCAAGAAGACCTCATCAACATGGCTATTCAGGATGTACCAAATCTAAAAGTAAAAGCTACCTACGTTAATGGAGAGAAAGTTTACTGA